The Terriglobus tenax genome contains a region encoding:
- the gluQRS gene encoding tRNA glutamyl-Q(34) synthetase GluQRS, protein MSIYRGRIAPTPTGYMHLGHARTFRVAQKRAQDGVLVLRNEDLDRHRCKPEFTQAMLEDLRWIGLAWQEGPDVGGPFAPYTQSERLPLYETALRRLLSMGLAYACTCSRKDLMRIAAPHAEDDDEPVYDNHCRPAPGAVTEFAENVNYRFRVPDGEVIRFADGNLGEQLFTAGQDFGDFLVWRKDGLPSYQLACTVDDAAMQITEVVRGRDLLKSTARQMLLQNALGYPTPAYFHTELMLDEDGQRLAKRHDALSLRMLRAGGITPAEILTGFQQ, encoded by the coding sequence ATGTCCATCTACCGCGGCCGCATCGCTCCAACCCCCACGGGCTACATGCACCTGGGACATGCGCGCACTTTCCGGGTGGCGCAGAAGAGAGCACAAGATGGCGTGCTGGTGCTGCGCAACGAAGACCTGGACCGGCATCGCTGCAAGCCGGAGTTTACGCAGGCGATGCTGGAAGACCTGCGATGGATTGGCCTCGCTTGGCAGGAGGGGCCCGACGTCGGTGGCCCATTTGCACCGTACACGCAGAGCGAACGCCTGCCGCTGTACGAAACAGCGCTGCGCAGGTTGTTATCCATGGGGCTTGCATACGCGTGCACCTGCAGCCGCAAAGACCTGATGCGGATTGCCGCACCACACGCCGAGGATGACGATGAACCGGTGTATGACAACCACTGCCGCCCTGCTCCGGGTGCAGTGACTGAATTTGCGGAGAACGTGAACTACCGCTTCCGTGTGCCCGATGGCGAGGTAATCCGCTTTGCCGATGGCAATCTCGGCGAACAACTCTTTACCGCCGGACAGGACTTTGGCGACTTCCTCGTCTGGCGTAAGGACGGATTGCCGAGCTATCAACTCGCCTGCACGGTGGATGATGCCGCGATGCAGATTACAGAAGTTGTACGCGGCCGCGATCTGCTGAAGTCCACGGCACGGCAGATGCTGTTGCAAAACGCATTGGGTTATCCCACGCCGGCATACTTTCATACGGAACTGATGCTGGATGAGGACGGTCAGCGTTTAGCAAAGCGGCATGATGCCTTGTCGTTGCGCATGTTGCGCGCAGGTGGAATTACGCCGGCTGAAATCCTTACAGGATTTCAGCAATAA
- a CDS encoding DNA alkylation repair protein, producing the protein MTAAHVKADVATLADPARAEFLQRFFRTGKGEYAEGDLLLGLRVPQQRVLAKRFAALPLAETKKLLRSKFHEHRLIALLILCAQYERGDAEKREALHRLYREHTAYVNNWDLVDTSARILVGEHLPSENCRLLDRLAASDLLWERRIAMIATLAYIRKGELAPTFRIARKLLGDRHDLIHKAVGWMLREAGKQSPAELLEFLKANYAKMPRTALRYAIEHFPEARRKQLLRGEFR; encoded by the coding sequence ATGACCGCCGCTCACGTGAAGGCCGATGTGGCCACCCTGGCAGATCCAGCGCGGGCAGAGTTTCTGCAACGCTTCTTCCGTACTGGAAAAGGCGAGTATGCGGAAGGCGACCTCCTGCTGGGTCTGAGGGTTCCGCAACAGCGCGTTCTTGCCAAGCGCTTTGCAGCACTTCCCCTGGCGGAAACAAAGAAGCTGCTACGGTCGAAGTTCCATGAACACCGTCTGATTGCCCTGTTGATCCTGTGCGCACAGTATGAGCGCGGAGATGCCGAGAAGCGAGAGGCACTGCACCGCCTGTATAGAGAGCACACGGCCTATGTGAACAACTGGGACCTGGTGGATACCTCGGCCCGCATCTTGGTGGGGGAGCATCTTCCTTCGGAAAACTGCCGCCTGCTGGATCGCCTTGCCGCGTCTGACCTGTTATGGGAACGGCGCATCGCCATGATTGCGACCCTTGCCTATATCCGCAAAGGTGAACTGGCGCCGACCTTCCGCATTGCACGCAAACTGCTGGGCGACCGGCATGACCTGATCCATAAGGCGGTGGGCTGGATGCTGCGCGAGGCGGGCAAGCAGTCTCCGGCTGAGCTGCTGGAGTTCCTGAAAGCAAACTACGCAAAGATGCCGCGGACAGCTTTACGCTACGCCATCGAACATTTTCCGGAGGCGCGGAGAAAACAGTTGCTCCGCGGAGAGTTCCGGTAA
- a CDS encoding TlpA disulfide reductase family protein translates to MTKTLSRITVLAVLQCLALTATAQQADPKAIQKAISTLRQQPDDKRGAVTRDLALQVRTLPAGLEKLKLADTLSHLVTEGDPGKEALQAVTTTLAEALNENPLPAKDGKPANPYFDVARLVRYEGTTAEVSDPQFATALQTMKDNDAEAEKIDFTLGGFNLKDLGGKKVTLSQLRGKIILLNFWATWCPPCRKEMPDLQAIYDHFKSQGLVILSVSDEDSMKVAQYIGGAGFSYPILLDPGHKVATQYSVNGIPQTFVFNREGKLVARATDMRTQRQFLTMLAAAGLKPQ, encoded by the coding sequence ATGACAAAGACCTTGTCTCGCATCACCGTTCTTGCTGTACTGCAATGCCTCGCCCTTACTGCCACCGCACAACAGGCCGACCCAAAAGCTATCCAGAAAGCCATCAGCACGCTGCGTCAGCAGCCGGATGACAAACGTGGCGCCGTGACGCGCGATCTTGCGCTGCAGGTTCGCACGTTGCCTGCCGGCCTGGAGAAGCTGAAGCTTGCCGATACACTTTCTCACCTGGTGACGGAAGGAGATCCCGGCAAGGAAGCGTTGCAGGCTGTTACTACCACGCTTGCCGAAGCGCTCAACGAAAATCCCCTGCCCGCGAAAGACGGTAAGCCTGCAAACCCCTACTTCGATGTAGCCCGCCTGGTGCGCTATGAAGGCACAACGGCCGAGGTCAGCGACCCGCAGTTTGCCACCGCACTGCAGACCATGAAAGACAACGATGCCGAAGCGGAGAAGATTGATTTCACCCTTGGCGGCTTCAACCTGAAAGATCTGGGTGGCAAGAAGGTCACGCTGTCGCAGCTTCGCGGCAAGATTATTCTGCTGAACTTCTGGGCGACGTGGTGCCCGCCCTGCCGCAAGGAGATGCCCGACCTGCAGGCCATTTATGACCACTTCAAATCGCAGGGTCTTGTCATTCTTTCGGTCAGCGATGAAGACAGCATGAAGGTAGCGCAGTATATCGGCGGAGCAGGATTCAGCTACCCCATTCTGCTGGACCCCGGGCATAAGGTTGCCACGCAGTATTCCGTCAATGGAATTCCGCAGACCTTCGTCTTCAACCGTGAAGGCAAGCTGGTAGCGCGCGCTACGGATATGCGAACGCAGCGGCAGTTTCTGACCATGCTTGCTGCTGCCGGCCTGAAGCCACAATGA
- a CDS encoding M23 family metallopeptidase: protein MFRLRLLALLLVVTTALGAQTITWQPRQVQQASPILFTLTLDKPATRINATWLDKSVAFFSSEDRRTWYALAGPDVEQQPGEYTITLDGTYAGGAPLHASQNVQVTEGNFHSSTLKVAGKFIAPSAAQQRQIELDTKAKQRAWASSATQPLWSGDFILPVETEMFSNYGDNRIFNGKKVSIHRGTDFRAHMGTPVRSVNSGRVLLAQKLFLEGNCVIVDHGNQLFTIYMHFSAFRVKAGDRVKKGQVLGLSGATGRVTGPHLHLSVKWEGESLNPAALLAMKLPETTR from the coding sequence ATGTTCCGGCTTCGCCTGCTTGCTCTTCTCCTCGTTGTGACCACGGCGCTTGGCGCGCAGACCATCACCTGGCAGCCGCGGCAGGTGCAGCAGGCCTCGCCCATACTGTTCACGCTCACGCTGGATAAGCCTGCAACGCGCATCAACGCCACGTGGCTGGACAAGAGTGTTGCCTTCTTTTCATCGGAGGACAGACGCACCTGGTACGCCCTTGCGGGACCGGATGTGGAACAACAGCCCGGTGAGTACACGATCACGCTGGATGGCACGTACGCGGGCGGAGCGCCGCTGCACGCTTCGCAGAACGTGCAGGTGACGGAGGGCAACTTCCACTCCAGCACGCTGAAAGTGGCGGGCAAGTTCATCGCTCCCAGCGCGGCGCAGCAGCGACAGATTGAGCTGGACACCAAGGCCAAGCAACGCGCCTGGGCAAGCTCCGCCACGCAGCCGCTCTGGTCGGGCGATTTCATTCTTCCGGTCGAGACAGAGATGTTTTCGAACTACGGCGACAACCGCATTTTCAATGGGAAGAAGGTCAGCATTCATCGGGGCACGGACTTTCGGGCGCATATGGGCACGCCGGTGCGCTCCGTGAACTCCGGCCGCGTGCTGCTGGCGCAGAAGCTGTTTCTCGAGGGTAACTGCGTGATTGTCGATCACGGCAACCAGCTCTTCACGATCTATATGCACTTCTCTGCATTTCGCGTGAAGGCCGGCGACAGGGTAAAGAAGGGACAGGTGCTTGGGCTCTCCGGAGCCACCGGCCGTGTGACCGGGCCGCATCTGCATCTCTCAGTGAAGTGGGAAGGCGAGAGCCTGAACCCCGCGGCGTTGCTGGCGATGAAGCTTCCGGAAACTACGCGGTAA
- a CDS encoding lysophospholipid acyltransferase family protein has protein sequence MAQRTTAQKLLTYALLAPLIVASTAFFGIISLITSLWDKSGRQQHAIAQVWAKSLLMISFSPMQVIGKEKLGRVAVYASNHISYMDTPALFGNLPFQFRILANHYLFKIPFIGWHLKRSGQVPIDQSNLRSQIAGLNKGIATLKSGMPILLFPEAGRSQDGHIKSMLSGAAFMAIKAQVPIMPLALVGTHELMPMHEYSLAPRPLKLVVGDPIDTTGLTTKDAEVVTKKLADAITEMYYAHSELKVLA, from the coding sequence ATGGCGCAACGGACCACCGCACAGAAGCTACTCACCTACGCTCTGCTCGCCCCGCTCATCGTGGCGTCCACGGCTTTCTTCGGCATCATCTCGCTCATCACCTCGCTGTGGGACAAGAGCGGCCGCCAGCAACACGCCATTGCGCAGGTGTGGGCCAAAAGCCTGCTGATGATTTCGTTCTCGCCCATGCAGGTCATCGGGAAAGAGAAGCTGGGCCGCGTCGCCGTCTATGCCAGCAACCACATCAGCTACATGGACACGCCGGCGCTCTTCGGCAACCTGCCCTTCCAGTTCCGTATCCTGGCCAACCACTACCTCTTTAAGATTCCGTTCATCGGCTGGCACTTGAAGCGCAGCGGACAGGTGCCGATTGACCAGTCAAACCTGCGCTCGCAGATTGCGGGCCTGAACAAAGGCATCGCCACGCTGAAGAGCGGCATGCCCATCCTGCTGTTCCCGGAGGCGGGCCGCAGCCAGGACGGCCACATCAAGTCCATGCTTTCCGGCGCGGCGTTCATGGCCATCAAGGCCCAGGTTCCTATCATGCCGCTGGCTCTGGTGGGCACGCATGAACTGATGCCGATGCACGAGTACTCACTCGCCCCGCGACCGCTGAAGCTGGTGGTGGGCGACCCGATTGATACTACGGGCCTGACGACGAAGGATGCCGAAGTGGTGACGAAGAAGCTGGCGGATGCGATTACGGAGATGTATTACGCGCATAGCGAGTTAAAAGTGCTGGCCTAA
- a CDS encoding DUF6580 family putative transport protein codes for MTAYLVLFAAVFSRLLPHLTHSSGIGFTAVGGGLLYFGARRSRWHAVVAALALMATDYYLTVYAYGYPFHATHYLPTWAWYAGVCLMANATLAKKQSFLRVTGAVLASATSFFVISNFFVWAWSHLYAKTVGGLMACYVAGIPFYRNDLIATGMIAGVLFGLPVLVRQMTAAHEAANDSRMAH; via the coding sequence ATGACCGCCTATCTGGTACTTTTCGCCGCAGTGTTCAGCCGCCTGCTGCCGCACCTTACACATTCGTCCGGCATCGGCTTTACCGCCGTGGGTGGTGGTCTGCTTTACTTTGGTGCCAGGCGCAGCCGCTGGCATGCCGTAGTCGCCGCTCTGGCCCTGATGGCGACCGACTACTACCTGACGGTGTACGCCTACGGCTACCCGTTCCACGCGACCCACTACCTGCCGACCTGGGCCTGGTATGCGGGTGTCTGCCTGATGGCCAATGCCACGCTTGCGAAGAAGCAGAGCTTCCTGCGCGTGACCGGAGCTGTACTGGCCTCGGCCACCAGCTTCTTTGTGATCTCGAACTTCTTCGTATGGGCGTGGTCGCACCTGTATGCCAAGACGGTTGGCGGTCTGATGGCCTGCTATGTGGCGGGAATCCCCTTTTATCGCAATGACCTGATCGCCACGGGCATGATTGCCGGCGTCCTGTTCGGTTTGCCCGTGCTGGTCCGCCAGATGACCGCCGCGCACGAAGCCGCCAACGACAGCCGCATGGCTCATTAG
- a CDS encoding DNA polymerase Y family protein, with the protein MAEVPQAGEFQMPQDKFVFLHIDLNSFFASVEQQLHPEYRNRPLAVVPTKSDTTACIAASYEAKALGIKTGTLVGEAKRVCPEIILIHGNHAEYAKYSHAIADAVELVCPVAHTPSIDEMVCQLMGREQQPENARRIAYDVKQSIYTHVGEALRCSIGMAPNRYLAKIASDMQKPDGLIGLLPSQLPRAIAHLALRDLPGVGARTEARLNAQGIHTMPQLLALDRHGMHRLWDSVWGDRIYHWLHGHITGDDGAPIPQEMQKSLGHSHVLAPEHRTLEGSWAVAHKLLHKAAMRLRMEKFYAGSMTLHIRYALNREQADRMRAKQHFSGLKHTGWGMEARFPEAQDTLTLLEVLQKLWQKRPQGPDFEKPFFVGVTLGRLLQEASYNPGLFAAQDRRSQLSSAIDQLNLKHGHTTVHLAGMMSAKESAPTRIAFTQIPVQYGSEWM; encoded by the coding sequence ATGGCTGAAGTGCCACAAGCCGGAGAGTTTCAGATGCCGCAGGACAAGTTTGTCTTCCTGCACATCGACCTGAACTCTTTCTTCGCATCCGTGGAACAGCAGCTTCACCCGGAGTATCGCAACCGGCCACTTGCCGTGGTCCCCACGAAATCCGACACGACCGCCTGCATTGCCGCCAGTTATGAGGCCAAGGCCCTGGGCATCAAGACCGGAACACTGGTGGGCGAGGCCAAGAGAGTCTGCCCGGAGATCATCCTGATTCACGGCAACCACGCCGAGTATGCGAAGTACTCGCACGCGATTGCGGATGCGGTGGAACTGGTGTGCCCCGTGGCGCATACGCCGTCTATCGACGAGATGGTGTGCCAGTTGATGGGCCGCGAGCAGCAGCCGGAGAACGCGCGCCGCATTGCCTATGACGTGAAGCAGTCCATCTACACGCATGTGGGCGAGGCGCTGCGCTGCTCCATTGGCATGGCGCCGAACCGTTACCTGGCGAAGATTGCCAGCGATATGCAGAAGCCCGACGGGCTGATCGGGCTGCTGCCGTCGCAGTTGCCGCGGGCCATTGCGCATCTTGCGCTGCGCGACCTACCCGGCGTGGGTGCACGTACGGAGGCACGGCTGAACGCACAGGGTATCCACACCATGCCGCAGTTGCTGGCTCTGGATCGCCATGGCATGCACCGGCTGTGGGACTCGGTATGGGGCGACCGCATCTACCACTGGCTGCACGGACATATTACCGGCGACGACGGCGCTCCCATTCCCCAGGAGATGCAGAAGTCGCTGGGCCACTCGCATGTGCTGGCGCCGGAGCATCGCACGTTGGAGGGATCGTGGGCAGTGGCGCACAAGCTGCTGCACAAGGCCGCCATGCGGTTGCGCATGGAGAAGTTTTACGCGGGGTCGATGACGCTGCATATCCGCTATGCGCTCAACCGCGAGCAGGCGGACCGTATGCGGGCCAAGCAGCACTTCTCTGGCCTGAAGCATACGGGCTGGGGTATGGAAGCGCGCTTTCCTGAAGCGCAGGACACGCTGACGCTGCTGGAGGTTCTGCAGAAGCTATGGCAGAAACGGCCACAAGGGCCGGACTTCGAGAAGCCATTCTTTGTGGGCGTGACGCTGGGCCGCCTGCTGCAGGAGGCCAGTTATAACCCGGGGCTTTTTGCCGCGCAGGACCGGCGCTCGCAACTCTCCTCTGCCATTGACCAACTGAACCTGAAGCATGGGCATACGACGGTGCATCTGGCCGGCATGATGTCCGCCAAAGAATCGGCTCCGACACGCATCGCGTTTACGCAGATTCCGGTGCAGTATGGCAGCGAGTGGATGTGA
- a CDS encoding class I SAM-dependent methyltransferase: MLEGTPSRTALRVAMRRAAHQVFDRPLVLDDPIAQRILPAEQREEVKRTPDSLRKPFSAAIRAFMVVRSRYAEDLLASAVTRGLAQYVLLGAGLDTFAYRNPFPGLQVFEVDFPATQLWKHSLLAEAGIDIPANTHYAPVDFEEHSLADGLAEAGFDFHRPAFFAWLGVVPYLTDAAFRQTLRFIVERPAGSGVVFDYSQPREVLPFVEQMMLDSMSARVAQAGEPFQLFFRKEDLAQRLAETGFSTMEDLGGPDLTERYLAGRTDGLQLRGKGGRIVSAWK, translated from the coding sequence ATGCTTGAGGGAACTCCATCACGAACTGCTCTGCGGGTGGCGATGCGCCGCGCCGCCCACCAGGTCTTCGACCGTCCTTTGGTGCTGGACGATCCCATCGCTCAGCGCATCCTTCCGGCGGAGCAGCGCGAAGAGGTCAAGCGCACCCCGGACAGCCTGCGGAAGCCCTTTTCGGCGGCCATCCGGGCTTTCATGGTCGTCCGAAGTCGCTATGCGGAAGATCTTCTGGCTTCCGCCGTCACCCGCGGACTTGCGCAGTACGTCCTTCTGGGTGCCGGGCTGGATACCTTCGCCTATCGGAATCCTTTCCCGGGACTTCAGGTCTTTGAGGTGGATTTTCCCGCGACGCAGCTCTGGAAGCACAGTCTGCTGGCCGAAGCGGGCATCGATATTCCGGCGAACACCCATTACGCTCCGGTCGACTTCGAAGAGCACTCTCTGGCCGACGGACTCGCCGAGGCAGGCTTCGATTTCCACCGTCCTGCGTTCTTCGCCTGGCTGGGGGTGGTTCCATACCTTACGGATGCGGCCTTTCGCCAGACGCTGCGCTTCATCGTGGAGCGGCCTGCCGGTTCCGGTGTGGTTTTTGATTACTCCCAGCCGCGTGAGGTGCTGCCCTTCGTGGAGCAGATGATGCTGGACTCCATGTCGGCCCGCGTCGCCCAGGCCGGCGAACCCTTCCAACTCTTCTTCCGCAAGGAAGACCTCGCGCAGCGTCTTGCAGAGACAGGATTTTCGACCATGGAAGATCTGGGAGGCCCTGACCTGACCGAACGCTACCTCGCGGGCCGGACCGACGGTCTGCAACTGCGCGGCAAAGGCGGCCGCATCGTCTCCGCCTGGAAGTAG
- a CDS encoding bifunctional folylpolyglutamate synthase/dihydrofolate synthase, with product MSYQLAVEQLYARGHELAPPQPGAPRRKFDLAYMRTLMKDLGDPQTTFPAVLIAGTNGKGSTASTLASVLGVSGYRAGLYTSPHLERINERVRIGSQLISDDDFARLYFQVDDAANRLVASGDLPHTPSFFEVMTAIAFLSFAEQKVDIAVLEVGLGGRLDATNIVEPIVSVITDLGLDHMDYLGPTLTHIAKEKAGILRKNGVMVTLPQHPEANYALGEVAVPLEVRGVNAAAYIPDRGLAQVSPFRNVYPARILGQDVTIDSPLGGSHQQRNLALAIATAVELNQHHGFAKITAATIAEGIRSTAWPGRLELLTSNGVDFLLDVAHNPDGAWTLRSAIGQLPDERPRTLVFSCLKDKAVEGIAQTLFPLFDSSADRVHDHIVLAPMNNPRAASLSDLEQAAAHMEIPVETASSVAQAIDKARRVTPPSGLVIITGSVYLIGEARRILKRDD from the coding sequence ATGTCTTATCAGCTAGCCGTCGAACAGCTTTACGCACGGGGTCATGAGCTTGCCCCCCCGCAGCCAGGCGCGCCGCGCCGCAAGTTTGATCTTGCCTACATGCGCACGCTGATGAAGGATCTTGGCGATCCGCAAACCACCTTTCCCGCGGTGCTGATTGCAGGCACCAACGGCAAGGGCTCCACTGCCTCCACGCTGGCCAGTGTGCTGGGCGTCTCCGGCTATCGCGCGGGGCTCTACACCTCGCCGCACCTGGAGCGCATCAACGAACGCGTCCGCATTGGCAGCCAGCTCATCAGCGACGACGACTTCGCACGTCTCTATTTCCAGGTGGACGACGCCGCAAACCGCCTGGTCGCCAGCGGAGACCTGCCGCACACCCCCAGCTTCTTTGAGGTGATGACCGCCATCGCCTTTCTCTCCTTCGCCGAGCAGAAGGTCGATATCGCCGTGCTCGAAGTCGGCCTCGGAGGTCGCCTGGACGCCACCAATATCGTGGAGCCCATCGTCTCCGTCATCACCGACCTCGGTCTGGACCACATGGACTATCTCGGCCCCACGCTGACGCACATTGCCAAGGAGAAGGCAGGCATCCTGCGTAAGAACGGCGTGATGGTCACGCTGCCACAGCACCCTGAGGCGAACTATGCTCTCGGAGAGGTCGCCGTGCCGCTGGAAGTGCGCGGAGTCAACGCTGCGGCTTATATTCCTGATCGCGGACTGGCTCAGGTCAGCCCTTTCCGCAATGTGTACCCCGCGCGAATTCTGGGGCAGGATGTGACCATCGACTCGCCCCTCGGCGGATCGCACCAGCAGCGCAACCTCGCGCTGGCCATCGCCACGGCGGTGGAACTGAACCAGCACCACGGCTTTGCGAAAATCACCGCCGCCACCATCGCCGAAGGCATCCGCTCCACCGCATGGCCGGGCCGGCTGGAACTGCTGACCAGCAACGGAGTCGATTTCCTTCTGGACGTCGCGCATAATCCTGACGGCGCATGGACGTTGCGCTCAGCCATTGGCCAGTTGCCGGATGAGCGGCCACGCACACTCGTCTTCTCGTGTTTGAAAGACAAAGCCGTCGAAGGCATCGCGCAGACGCTCTTCCCGCTCTTTGACTCCAGTGCCGACCGCGTGCACGACCACATCGTGCTTGCTCCCATGAACAACCCGCGCGCCGCATCGCTCAGCGATCTGGAACAGGCCGCCGCGCACATGGAGATCCCCGTAGAGACCGCCTCCAGCGTGGCCCAGGCCATCGACAAAGCGCGCCGGGTGACGCCTCCCTCGGGGCTGGTTATCATCACCGGGTCGGTCTATCTGATCGGCGAAGCTCGCAGGATTCTGAAAAGAGACGACTGA
- a CDS encoding M2 family metallopeptidase: MWAQKAPTAADAKAFLDKANAELLKLGVDGAHAEWLAETYINEDSEAVTALQNERTNTRTLELVAESHKFDKVKLPADLRRQMMLLQINAPAAPKDPKLLAEQAQLAAQLTGMYGKGKFCMEPQKCLGIDPLSEIMSKSHDPEELKKVWVGWHSVGAPMRQKYTRLIELQNIGAKDLGYKDTGELWRAGYDMTPAEFSAELDRAWIQLQPLYDELFKYVRTRLIAKYGKAAERADGRIPAHLLGNMWAQEWGNIYDLVAPTDPKLSQFKPVNLEEALKKQIAAKDPAAALAFGYGDLTNDAGQAAKLAAGKDMVKYGESFFTSLGFAPLPATFWDRSQFAHPRDRDVVCHASAWDLDSVDDLRVKMCIEVNDDYFTTVHHELGHNFYQRAYNKQPYLFRNGANDGFHEAIGDSIALSITPAYLKQLGLTESEPPAEADIPLQLRTALDKIAFLPFALALDKWRWGVFSGEIKPADYNKAWWELRGKYQKLAPPVDRTEADFDAGAKMHVPANVPYARYYLARIYQFQFYKAMCDASGYKGPLNRCSFYGSKEAGAKLARMLEAGQSQPWQQTLKEMTGSDHLDAQAMADYFAPLYTWLKQQNAATR; this comes from the coding sequence ATGTGGGCGCAGAAAGCGCCGACGGCTGCTGATGCCAAAGCCTTTCTGGACAAGGCGAATGCCGAACTGCTCAAGCTCGGAGTCGATGGCGCGCACGCCGAATGGCTGGCCGAAACGTATATCAACGAAGACAGCGAAGCCGTGACCGCGTTGCAGAACGAGCGAACCAACACGCGCACGCTGGAGCTGGTTGCCGAGAGCCACAAATTCGACAAGGTGAAGCTGCCGGCAGACCTGCGCCGCCAGATGATGCTGTTGCAGATCAACGCCCCGGCTGCTCCCAAGGATCCGAAGCTTCTGGCGGAACAGGCGCAGCTCGCTGCGCAGTTGACCGGAATGTATGGCAAGGGAAAGTTCTGCATGGAACCGCAGAAGTGCCTTGGCATCGATCCGCTGTCAGAGATCATGTCCAAGTCGCATGATCCCGAAGAGTTGAAGAAGGTGTGGGTGGGCTGGCACTCGGTCGGTGCGCCCATGCGGCAGAAGTACACGCGCCTGATCGAGCTGCAGAACATCGGCGCAAAGGACCTCGGCTACAAGGACACCGGGGAGTTGTGGCGTGCAGGCTATGACATGACGCCGGCCGAGTTCTCCGCCGAGCTGGACCGCGCATGGATACAGCTGCAGCCGCTCTACGATGAGCTGTTCAAGTATGTCCGTACGCGTCTGATTGCAAAATACGGCAAGGCCGCCGAGCGCGCCGACGGCAGAATTCCCGCGCACCTGCTGGGTAATATGTGGGCACAGGAATGGGGCAATATCTATGACCTCGTCGCACCCACTGATCCGAAGCTCTCGCAGTTCAAACCCGTCAACCTGGAAGAGGCGTTGAAGAAGCAGATCGCGGCAAAAGACCCAGCTGCGGCACTTGCCTTCGGCTATGGCGACCTGACGAACGATGCAGGCCAGGCGGCGAAGCTGGCCGCGGGCAAGGACATGGTGAAGTATGGCGAGAGCTTCTTCACCTCGCTCGGCTTCGCTCCTTTGCCTGCAACCTTCTGGGATCGCTCGCAGTTTGCCCACCCGCGCGACCGCGATGTGGTCTGCCACGCCTCCGCGTGGGACCTTGATTCGGTTGACGATCTTCGCGTGAAGATGTGCATTGAAGTGAATGACGATTACTTCACCACGGTGCACCACGAGCTCGGCCACAACTTCTACCAGCGCGCCTATAACAAGCAGCCCTATCTCTTCCGCAACGGAGCGAACGATGGCTTCCATGAGGCGATCGGCGACTCCATCGCGCTTTCCATCACGCCTGCCTATCTGAAGCAGCTTGGTCTTACCGAAAGTGAGCCGCCCGCTGAAGCCGACATCCCGTTGCAGCTTCGCACGGCGCTCGACAAGATCGCCTTCCTGCCCTTTGCTCTCGCGCTCGACAAGTGGCGCTGGGGCGTCTTCTCCGGAGAGATCAAGCCCGCCGATTACAACAAGGCCTGGTGGGAGCTGCGCGGGAAGTACCAGAAGCTTGCTCCACCGGTTGACCGCACCGAGGCCGACTTCGACGCCGGTGCGAAGATGCACGTTCCCGCCAACGTGCCATACGCACGCTACTATCTGGCGCGTATCTACCAGTTCCAGTTCTACAAGGCGATGTGCGATGCTTCGGGTTACAAGGGCCCGCTGAACCGCTGCAGTTTCTACGGATCAAAGGAAGCAGGAGCAAAGCTGGCCAGGATGCTCGAAGCCGGACAATCGCAACCCTGGCAGCAGACGCTGAAAGAGATGACCGGCAGCGATCACCTGGATGCGCAGGCCATGGCCGATTACTTCGCTCCTCTGTATACCTGGCTGAAGCAACAGAACGCCGCAACAAGGTAG
- a CDS encoding cupin domain-containing protein yields MNDFGTDPAKVISRQNAEHYVWGKECDGWYLVQQEGLNIIEERMPPGTSEVRHHHNRARQFAYVLEGELTMEVEHHDFTLRAGEGIEIHPGQNHQAINRSGKDVRFLMTSQPPSHGDRVDVA; encoded by the coding sequence ATGAATGATTTCGGAACCGACCCGGCAAAGGTCATCAGTCGCCAGAACGCTGAGCACTACGTATGGGGCAAGGAATGCGACGGGTGGTATCTCGTCCAGCAGGAAGGCCTGAACATTATTGAAGAGCGCATGCCGCCCGGCACCAGCGAGGTGCGCCACCATCACAACCGCGCGCGCCAGTTCGCCTATGTGCTGGAGGGAGAACTGACCATGGAGGTGGAGCATCACGACTTCACCCTCCGCGCCGGCGAGGGGATTGAGATCCACCCCGGGCAGAACCACCAGGCCATCAATCGCAGCGGCAAGGATGTACGCTTCCTGATGACCAGCCAGCCGCCAAGCCATGGCGACCGCGTGGATGTAGCGTAG